One genomic segment of bacterium includes these proteins:
- a CDS encoding amidohydrolase, producing MEFFDCNCAYGVPMKPPLAPALTPDAIIAEMDLCGIGRALVRNLAVSDQTPEVGNPLTSHDLAGQDRLTPTWAILPPQTEELGTVEEFLRHMDEAGVRSLWAFPADHRYLLNTTTFGELFDEMVAREIPLFLPRQQTSGGLDAYATADAVLRDFPNLHLIIVGQGPWGEDRLFRPLMARFPNFGVDTSRYELDGGIAEVVKKYGPHRLYFGTNFPHTPMGGPMLTLLHAEITDEEREWVAGGNLRRLLGLQPLS from the coding sequence ATGGAGTTCTTCGACTGCAACTGCGCCTACGGGGTGCCGATGAAGCCGCCGCTGGCCCCGGCGCTGACCCCGGACGCGATCATCGCCGAGATGGACCTGTGCGGTATCGGGCGTGCGCTGGTGCGCAACCTCGCCGTCTCGGACCAGACGCCCGAGGTGGGCAATCCGCTCACCTCGCACGACCTCGCCGGCCAGGATCGCCTGACCCCTACGTGGGCTATCCTCCCGCCGCAGACAGAGGAACTCGGGACGGTCGAGGAGTTCCTGCGCCACATGGACGAAGCCGGCGTGCGGTCCCTGTGGGCCTTCCCCGCCGACCACCGTTACCTGCTGAACACCACGACCTTCGGGGAGCTATTCGACGAGATGGTCGCCCGTGAGATCCCACTCTTCCTGCCCCGCCAGCAGACCAGTGGCGGCCTGGACGCCTACGCCACGGCGGACGCGGTGCTGCGGGACTTCCCGAACCTGCATCTCATCATCGTGGGCCAGGGCCCGTGGGGCGAGGACCGCCTCTTCCGCCCGCTCATGGCGCGCTTCCCGAACTTCGGGGTGGACACCTCACGCTACGAGCTGGACGGCGGGATAGCGGAGGTCGTGAAGAAGTACGGCCCGCACCGTCTCTACTTCGGCACGAACTTCCCGCACACCCCGATGGGCGGCCCCATGCTGACGCTGCTGCACGCGGAGATCACGGACGAGGAGCGGGAATGGGTGGCGGGAGGGAACCTGAGGAGGCTGCTGGGGCTGCAGCCGTTGTCGTAG
- a CDS encoding amidohydrolase family protein → MNPLTQSFLTAGRSPDCPVINTHAHFGPYKAIYFPRCAPERVIEMMDGAGIRWLIAAAHEALVDTQLGNRNYAAIIARYPDRLKGYWAINPLYPDRVRQEVAEFEQCDGFVGFKFLSDYYQYPITGDHYKPALEYAEAHGLPILLHTWGGSSFDGPGLWRQVAEAYPHVTFLMGHSGYGEWQLACEIARDYPNVVLELTAAYAVRGVLRLMVDIAGSEKITFGDDHPWFDPRYGIGCVLFSGLTEDDCRNILYRNAQRIFGLGA, encoded by the coding sequence ATGAACCCACTCACCCAATCATTCCTCACCGCCGGCCGTTCGCCTGACTGCCCGGTCATCAACACCCACGCCCACTTCGGGCCGTACAAGGCCATCTACTTCCCCCGCTGCGCCCCTGAGCGCGTGATCGAGATGATGGATGGCGCCGGGATACGCTGGCTCATCGCGGCGGCGCATGAGGCCCTGGTGGATACCCAACTGGGCAACCGCAACTATGCCGCCATCATCGCGCGCTATCCCGACCGGCTGAAGGGCTACTGGGCCATCAACCCGCTGTACCCCGACCGCGTGCGGCAGGAAGTGGCTGAGTTCGAGCAGTGCGACGGCTTCGTGGGCTTCAAGTTCCTGTCCGACTACTACCAGTACCCGATCACCGGCGACCACTACAAGCCCGCGCTGGAGTATGCCGAGGCGCACGGGCTGCCTATCCTGCTGCACACCTGGGGTGGCAGCAGCTTCGACGGGCCGGGGCTGTGGCGGCAGGTGGCCGAGGCCTACCCGCACGTCACCTTCCTGATGGGCCACTCGGGCTACGGCGAATGGCAACTGGCCTGTGAGATCGCCCGCGACTACCCGAACGTGGTTCTGGAACTGACCGCCGCCTATGCGGTGCGCGGGGTGCTTCGGCTCATGGTGGACATCGCCGGCAGCGAGAAGATCACCTTCGGCGACGACCATCCCTGGTTCGACCCGCGCTATGGCATCGGCTGCGTGCTGTTCTCGGGCTTGACCGAGGACGACTGCCGCAACATCCTGTACCGCAACGCCCAGCGCATCTTCGGCCTGGGGGCCTAG